Proteins encoded together in one Spirochaetota bacterium window:
- a CDS encoding substrate-binding domain-containing protein, producing the protein MYLQLKEYVLERIKSGQSNDRLPSISELIKRYHVSLSTINRMLFALEKEGLIERRRGKGIFIAGRDGEIALEQGTGGREILFAYPRYFSHFIFRLTEHVHMAASQFTLRPVELKKDTDYEIISDIIAKSSGIAAVFVLPAQQISIAQLAEFNAAGIPFVFFNEVNAEGLTNIRIVCPDYEASASRALQYLIDSGHTDIAYIGNEPEAEETRIRERTIRRIFSEHGISPDLMDRAHRIRPWDSALLAGYVRTKELITSHRPSAVIYDSASGAAGALRAYAEAGIRVPEDVSIIADGGEGDSDQYAYTVPGITAMAARYDDLARTAFRAVAGGEHITRIASVLCERSSTAAVPVSVP; encoded by the coding sequence ATGACCGTCTCCCCTCAATAAGCGAGCTTATCAAGCGCTACCATGTCTCACTTTCCACCATTAACCGTATGCTCTTTGCACTTGAGAAAGAAGGCCTTATCGAGCGGCGGCGGGGAAAAGGCATATTCATCGCGGGGCGCGACGGCGAGATAGCACTTGAACAGGGCACCGGCGGACGCGAGATACTCTTCGCATACCCGCGCTATTTTTCGCATTTCATTTTCCGGCTCACCGAGCATGTGCATATGGCCGCATCGCAATTCACGCTGCGTCCCGTTGAGCTCAAGAAAGATACCGACTATGAGATAATCAGCGACATCATTGCTAAAAGCAGCGGCATCGCCGCGGTGTTCGTGCTCCCCGCACAGCAGATCTCGATAGCGCAGCTCGCTGAGTTCAATGCCGCGGGCATACCGTTCGTGTTCTTCAATGAAGTCAATGCGGAGGGGCTTACTAATATACGCATCGTCTGCCCCGATTACGAAGCGAGCGCGTCGAGAGCGCTACAATATCTCATCGACAGCGGCCACACAGACATCGCATACATCGGCAATGAGCCGGAAGCGGAGGAAACGCGCATACGCGAGCGCACGATACGCCGCATATTTTCCGAGCACGGAATATCGCCGGATCTGATGGACCGTGCGCACCGCATTCGGCCATGGGACAGCGCGCTTCTTGCAGGGTATGTGAGAACGAAGGAACTTATCACATCGCATCGGCCATCCGCCGTCATATACGATTCCGCGTCCGGGGCCGCCGGTGCGCTCCGTGCTTACGCGGAGGCCGGCATACGCGTCCCCGAGGATGTAAGCATCATCGCCGACGGCGGCGAAGGCGACAGCGACCAGTATGCATACACGGTCCCCGGCATAACCGCCATGGCTGCGCGATATGATGATCTCGCTCGCACAGCATTCCGTGCCGTCGCGGGCGGTGAACATATTACACGCATTGCATCGGTGCTCTGCGAACGTTCGAGCACGGCAGCAGTACCGGTCAGTGTACCGTGA